TGGTCAGACAGAGCGCCACCACACCGACGCCGGTCAGCAGGCTCGGCAGGCTGATCGCGGCCGTTCCGAAGATCCAACTGCCAACGAGCGTCCCGAGGAGCAGCGGCGTGACCGTACTTCCGACGACGAACAGCCGGTCGCAGAGCTCGTGCCACTCGGCGTTCTCGCGCTGTTCGCGAAGTTCGGGCGCGACGCCGCGAACCAGCAGGCTCATGACGACGAGAATCGCCAGCAGGTACTGTTCACTCAACAGGCGTGAGTAGACAGCCGGAAACGCCGCCAGCAGCGTCGTCCCGAAGGCGACCAGCCAGACCTCGTTCGCGTCCCAGATCGGGCCGAACGCCGCCAGAAGGGTCTCGCGGTCACGTTCGTCACGTGTCGCGTACAGCATCCCGATTCCGAAGTCCATGCCGTCGAGGGCGACGTACATCGCCAGCGCGAACAGGATGACCCCGAACCAGACGGTCGGCAGCGACGGGACGAGGTAGGCGTCGACCGGAACGAACAGGGGACTAGTCATCGCCGTTCACCCACGGAAGTTGCGGTCGGCTGCGGTCGCCCTCGTCACGGACCCCCATCCGTTCGAGTTCGTCCTCCATCAGCCACTTGAGGGTGAAGCCGAAGGCGGTCACCAGAGCGAGATACAGCAGGACGAACGCCACGAGCGTTCCCGTGACCTCGCTCGCAGTGAGCGTTGTCGACACCGCGTCGTTCGTCCGGAGGACGTCCTGGATCACCCACGGCTGTCGGCCGATCTCGGTGACGTACCAGCCGGTGAGCAGGGCGACGAAGCCGAGCGGCGAAGCGAGCATCATCGCCTGCAGGTACCGGGTTCGTTCGCGGAGTTGACCCTTGCGCATGAGGTTCCCGCCCCACAGCGCGAGGCCGATGAAGAGGAAACCGAGACCGACCATCGCGCGGAACGACCAGAAGACTACCGCGACCGGTGGGTTCTCGTCGTACTCGTGGAGGCCGG
The nucleotide sequence above comes from Halomarina ordinaria. Encoded proteins:
- a CDS encoding cytochrome d ubiquinol oxidase subunit II, coding for MTSPLFVPVDAYLVPSLPTVWFGVILFALAMYVALDGMDFGIGMLYATRDERDRETLLAAFGPIWDANEVWLVAFGTTLLAAFPAVYSRLLSEQYLLAILVVMSLLVRGVAPELREQRENAEWHELCDRLFVVGSTVTPLLLGTLVGSWIFGTAAISLPSLLTGVGVVALCLTSGAAFVAAKTSGSLADDMVRYGTASTVAYLGGVVVLLGVVYWLGPSDVRTLLLTAPAAAVVLASVGVGVGGLVAARRGRHRLWFGTTFVLSFLLVGLVAVLLYPTIYPASGLTIDAAVVSPLALNLTTVFGLPVLVLVLWYFKFLYGTFAGPVDGEGYTN